Proteins co-encoded in one Aspergillus fumigatus Af293 chromosome 6, whole genome shotgun sequence genomic window:
- a CDS encoding U4/U6-U5 snRNP complex subunit LSM6 gives MENSSSSEGRDPSAFLGEIIGAPVTVKLNSGVVYKGELQSVDGYMNIALERSEEFVDGKLKRSYGDAFIRGNNGLSCIQSFLDPPSILMNLVLYISAQ, from the exons ATGGAGAACAGTTCCTCATCTGAAGGAAGAGATCCGTCAGCCTTCCTTGGTGAAATAATTGGTGCTCCAGTTACAGTAAAGCTAAACTCAGGTGTTGTCTACAAAG GCGAACTCCAATCAGTAGATGGTTACATGAATATTGCCCTGGAGAGATCCGAAGAATTTGTGGATGGCAAATTAAAGCGAAGTTATGGAGATGCTTTCATTCGAGGAAATAATGGTCTGTCATGCATTCAGTCATTTCTCGACCCTCCGTCTATACTAATGAACCTAGTGCTTTATATCTCAGCGCAATGA
- a CDS encoding RNA methylation protein TRM112 has translation MKLVTANFLTCAVKGCKTSSASFPLHFQDAELELEELDFQPEFIRNIIPRVDWDGLRVTANELGFSNLPEKKPEGEALNDEQTLKDLHRLLLETHVIEGKLVCGNCGHEYLIKEGIANFLLPSHLGLGLPDRIYIVAC, from the exons ATGAAGTTAGTGACAGCGAATTTTCTAACTTGCGCCGTCAAGGGGTGTAAGACATCATCAGCGTCATTTCCTCTCCACTTTCAAGACGCTGAGCTTGAACTCGAGGAGCTTGACTTCCAACCGGAATTCATACGCAATATTATTCCTCGCGTTGACTGGGATGGACTGCGGGTGACTGCGAATGAG CTTGGATTCTCCAATCTTcctgagaagaagcccgaAGGGGAAGCCCTCAATGACGAGCAGACATTGAAGGATCTGCATCGGTTGCTACTCGAGACGCATGTTATTGAGGGAAAGTTGGTGTGCGGGAATTGCGGTCATGAATATTTGATCAAAGAGGGAATTGCGAATTTCCTTCTGCCAAGTCACTTGGGTTTGGGATTACCTGACCGCATCTATATAGTCGCTTGCTAA
- a CDS encoding small ubiquitin-related modifier domain-containing protein, with protein MRSFFKRPSWASKGDEPVTSDFYRRAGQVYDDIITTNREAREKSVCANKPAAEDGRARKRRHLLDDGSLEGSTSLGLDNSFKHNSLSKSRQRCAPSMLTPSSCNTLADESMDSGLQKPATTYSGGLAISRNVHQDRDSEFTLLTSDQRCKMNIDDSSQSKMERNSKSINDNERLHHQTQARCQKKATDASIRQCSGPRSEDVTVQILITSPIEGTKPLIIHRKMSQSLRDVRLAWCKRQDLSPALQASIYLTWKGRRLFDVTTCRSLGLNTSETPTGDEDIDKFSQIDGEPLRIHMEAVTDKLAAPDTHQLLPVLGSQSNLNEGSDQKHLMRLVYKCPGFDKFETKVASNAPVSQAIAAFRLAKRIPSERKIHLVFDGDCLDPNACFTDYDITDDDLVDVLIKY; from the coding sequence ATGCGTTCATTTTTCAAGAGGCCTTCCTGGGCAAGCAAAGGAGACGAGCCCGTGACGTCTGACTTCTACCGTCGCGCTGGACAAGTATACGACGATATTATCACTACGAACAGAGAGGCTCGGGAGAAATCTGTTTGCGCCAACAAACCTGCAGCTGAAGATGGCAGGGCAAGGAAACGCCGTCATTTGCTGGACGACGGGAGTTTAGAGGGAAGCACGTCCTTAGGTCTTGACAATAGTTTCAAGCACAATAGTTTATCGAAGAGTCGACAAAGGTGTGCACCTTCAATGTTgacgccttcttcctgcaACACTCTGGCGGACGAAAGCATGGACAGCGGGCTACAGAAACCAGCAACGACATATTCGGGTGGTCTAGCCATCAGCAGGAATGTGCATCAGGATCGTGACTCCGAATTTACCCTACTTACATCAGACCAGCGCTGCAAAATGAATATTGATGATTCTTCCCAGTCTAAAATGGAAAGAAATAGCAAGagcatcaatgacaacgAGCGTCTGCATCATCAGACGCAAGCCCGATGCCAGAAGAAAGCCACAGACGCTAGCATTCGTCAATGTTCTGGCCCCAGAAGTGAAGATGTCACTGTGCAAATACTTATAACCTCACCAATCGAGGGCACGAAGCCGCTCATAATTCATAGAAAAATGTCACAATCCTTGAGGGACGTCCGTCTAGCTTGGTGCAAGCGCCAAGATCTATCGCCAGCACTGCAGGCGTCTATATATCTGACTtggaagggcaggagattATTTGACGTCACAACGTGCAGAAGTCTCGGACTTAATACCAGCGAAACCCCAACtggtgatgaggatattgacaagttttCACAAATAGATGGGGAACCCTTGCGTATCCACATGGAGGCTGTAACGGACAAGCTTGCTGCCCCGGATACTCATCAACTTTTGCCTGTCCTTGGTTCGCAATCGAACCTGAACGAGGGATCGGATCAAAAACATTTGATGAGGCTTGTATACAAGTGCCCAGGGTTTGATAAGTTCGAAACAAAAGTTGCTTCGAATGCACCTGTTTCTCAGGCTATTGCTGCATTCCGGCTCGCAAAGCGCATACCTTCAGAGCGAAAGATTCACTTGGTGTTTGATGGTGATTGCCTGGACCCTAATGCATGCTTCACAGACTATGACATAAcagatgatgatctggtaGATGTTCTGATCAAGTATTAG